From Euwallacea similis isolate ESF13 chromosome 14, ESF131.1, whole genome shotgun sequence, one genomic window encodes:
- the LOC136413412 gene encoding DNA oxidative demethylase ALKBH2-like: MDVSATSTTAPASEELHRQLASISSTKQELQWKELTAENLNITYSILLSQSLANTLMEELEKYIHYYSGDLTKVKIFGKWHQIPRQQVAYGDQGLKYTFSGTTIAAKPWFPVLTTVKELVEKVSNQSYNFVLINRYKNGNDHIGEHRDDEKELDKHTPIASLSLGQERTFVLKHRDARLKGKLYRKIASVKIQLEHGSLLLMNYPTNEYWYHSLPQRRNCPGVRINLTFRKINS, translated from the exons ATGGATGTAAGTGCGACTTCAACAACAGCCCCTGCCTCAGAAGAATTGCATCGACAACTTGCAtcaatttcttcaacaaaACAAGAGCTTCAATGGAAGGAATTAACTGcagaaaatttgaacatcaCCTATTCCATCCTACTTTCCCAATCCTTAGCCAATACTCTTATGGAGGAgcttgaaaaatatatacattacTACTCAGGAGACCTAACAAAG GTTAAAATATTCGGTAAATGGCATCAAATCCCTCGTCAGCAAGTGGCTTATGGAGACCAAGGTCTGAAATACACCTTCTCCGGTACCACCATCGCAGCCAAACCGTGGTTCCCAGTTTTAACTACCGTTAAAGAACTGGTGGAAAAGGTTTCCAATCAATCCtataatttcgttttaataaatcg GTATAAAAATGGCAACGATCATATAGGAGAACACAGAGATGACGAAAAAGAGCTGGACAAGCATACGCCTATAGCCTCATTATCTTTAGGACAAGAGAGGACCTTCGTCCTGAAGCATCGAGATGCCAGATTGAAAGGCAAACTCTACAGGAAGATTGCTTCAG TAAAAATACAATTAGAACACGGGAGTTTGTTATTGATGAATTATCCAACTAATGAATATTGGTATCACTCTCTACCGCAGAGGAGGAATTGTCCGGGGGTGCGAATAAATCTCACGTTTCGGAAAATTAATAGTTAG